One genomic window of Pelmatolapia mariae isolate MD_Pm_ZW linkage group LG5, Pm_UMD_F_2, whole genome shotgun sequence includes the following:
- the LOC134627020 gene encoding LOW QUALITY PROTEIN: secretory carrier-associated membrane protein 3 (The sequence of the model RefSeq protein was modified relative to this genomic sequence to represent the inferred CDS: deleted 1 base in 1 codon; substituted 1 base at 1 genomic stop codon) has translation KYTNFPEPMEDQNPFQDPAVTQHNSNIGYTTLDLYNLVHNTTDPPPPYEAIPPSAPVQTPKSTTTPTESHIYGSYDSQPVVNAAKAELMRKXEELAKKPQELESIERKLMTHNLVAGASRENNCPSPPSFCSVGPCFYQDINVEISQQFQRTVTIMYYFWLFCTGTLFFNLISSLVLFCITLSSDARSGLYLAVLWVGLFTPCSYFCWYRPVYKAFRNDSSFNFFAFFFIFFAQVVVFVIMTIGIPGWGFSGWIVSLSALSFSLIASVIMMINAILFTAETIMGVVMLKRIHNLYKQTDGSFQKAQAELATAVMSNHAVRQAIASASASVAQGASTAP, from the exons aaatacacaaacttCCCAGAACCGATGGAGGACCAAAACCCTTTTCAG GACCCTGCAGTGACTCAACACAACAGCAACATAGGATATACCACACTGGACCTTTACAACCTGGTTCATAATACAACTGAC CCTCCTCCACCATATGAAGCCATTCCTCCATCTGCACCTGTGCAGACCCCAAAGAGCACGACAACGCCTACGGAGTCTCACATATATGGCTCCTACGACTCCCAG CCTGTCGTGAATGCTGCTAAGGCAGAGCTGATGAGGAAGTAGGAGGAGCTGGCAAAGAAACCCCAGGAGCTGGAGAGTATAGAGCGGAAGCTTATGACACACAACCTCGTAGCAGGAGCCT CCCGGGAGAATAACTGC CCCTCCCCGCCTTCCTTCTGCTCTGTGGGTCCCTGTTTCTATCAGGACATCAATGTGGAGATCAGCCAGCAGTTCCAGCGCACGGTCACCATTATGTACTACTTCTGGTTGT TCTGCACAGGCACGCTGTTCTTCAACCTGATCTCTTCCTTGGTCCTGTTCTGCATCACCTTGTCCAGTGATGCTCGCTCTGGTCTGTACCTCGCCGTGCTGTGGGTCGGACTTTTCACTCCCTGCTCGTATTTCTGCTGGTATCGACCTGTGTACAAAGCCTTCAG GAATGACAGCTCCTTCAacttctttgccttcttcttcattttctttgccCAAGTGGTTGTCTTTGTCATCATGACCATCGGCATCCCTGGTTGGGGGTTCAG TGGTTGGATTGTGAGCCTTTCAGCTCTGAGCTTCAGCCTCATTGCCAGTGTGATCATGATGATCAATGCCATTCTCTTTACTGCAGAAACCATTATGGGGGTCGTCATGCTGAAACGG ATCCACAATCTGTACAAGCAAACCGATGGCAGCTTTCAGAAGGCCCAGGCTGAGTTGGCCACTGCAGTCATGTCCAATCATGCTGTACGCCAG GCTATTGCCAGCGCCTCTGCCAGTGTTGCCCAGGGGGCCTCCACTGCCCCTTGA